In the Magnetospira sp. QH-2 genome, one interval contains:
- the murB gene encoding UDP-N-acetylmuramate dehydrogenase: MMTAPRQSHLIERLPALRGRLTAEADLSRFSWFKVGGPAEVLFRPADADDLATFLAQRPDDIPLTVIGAGSNLLVRDGGVPGVVVRLGRGFTDIRIEGHQLIVGSGALDINIALAAQNEGLTGLEFLSGIPGTMGGALRMNAGAYGRELKDILVSCTAIDGQGQRHDATPDDLGFAYRHCAAPEDWLFTEARLQGTPGDPSEIAARMAEIKSARVDSQPTGARTGGSTFANPAEIRAWELIDRAGCRGLRRGGAMVSEQHCNFLINCGTATAADLEGLGEEVRRRVRETSGVSLHWEIRRIGNAQQTTPREVTS, from the coding sequence ATGATGACCGCCCCGCGCCAATCCCATCTGATCGAGCGCCTGCCCGCCCTGCGCGGTCGCCTCACCGCCGAGGCGGATCTGTCACGCTTCAGCTGGTTCAAGGTCGGCGGCCCGGCGGAAGTCCTGTTTCGTCCCGCCGACGCCGACGACCTGGCGACCTTCCTGGCCCAACGCCCGGACGACATTCCCCTGACGGTCATCGGCGCCGGATCCAACCTGCTGGTCCGCGACGGCGGGGTGCCGGGGGTTGTCGTTCGCCTGGGGCGTGGCTTTACGGATATCCGGATCGAGGGACATCAACTGATTGTTGGAAGCGGTGCCCTGGACATCAACATCGCCCTGGCCGCCCAGAACGAAGGCTTGACCGGTCTGGAATTCCTGTCCGGCATCCCCGGCACCATGGGCGGCGCTCTGCGCATGAATGCCGGTGCCTATGGCCGGGAGCTGAAGGATATCCTGGTATCCTGCACCGCTATCGACGGCCAGGGACAACGCCACGACGCGACGCCGGACGATCTGGGCTTCGCCTATCGCCATTGCGCCGCGCCCGAGGATTGGCTGTTCACCGAAGCCCGTCTGCAGGGCACCCCCGGTGATCCGTCCGAGATTGCCGCCCGCATGGCCGAGATCAAATCCGCCCGCGTCGACAGCCAGCCCACCGGGGCCCGTACTGGCGGCAGTACCTTTGCCAACCCGGCGGAGATCCGGGCATGGGAACTGATTGATCGCGCCGGATGCCGAGGCCTGCGCCGGGGCGGTGCCATGGTTTCCGAACAGCATTGTAATTTCCTCATCAATTGCGGCACGGCCACCGCCGCCGACCTGGAAGGCCTGGGGGAGGAAGTCCGCCGCCGGGTTCGGGAAACCAGCGGCGTGTCCCTGCATTGGGAAATCCGCCGGATCGGTAATGCGCAACAGACCACCCCCCGCGAGGTGACGTCATGA
- a CDS encoding UDP-N-acetylmuramoylalanyl-D-glutamyl-2,6-diaminopimelate--D-alanyl-D-alanine ligase, which produces MTKSPLWTAAEAAQATGGVSANGWTASGVSIDSRTVSQGDLFVALSGPSFDGHDYVADALARGAAAAVVSHYPDGVTEDAPLLTVGDTFDALYDLGRFARDRAKARVIAVTGSVGKTGLKEALNLVLSRQGLCSASLASLNNHWGVPLTLARLPREADFAVVEMGMNHAGELAPLTRLARPHLAVVTTIEQVHSAHFDGLEAIAEAKAEIFQGLEPDGLALLNRDNGQYGLLAAAARACGARVGAFGSGPKAGARVLTCDPEGEGWRIRADICGTLLDYWVPLAGRHWCLASASLLATVQAVGADPVAASRDLADLAPGKGRGQGHDIQLPHGALRVIDESYNASPVSMAAAIAVLGRSTPGDGGRRIAVLGDMLELGTSSESLHRDLSGPIAEAKVDLVFTAGPEMEHLWQALPPAKRGGHAATAKDLVPLVQAAVRAGDLVMIKGSRGSRTDLVVTALCNMDGGAPERAANGD; this is translated from the coding sequence ATGACCAAATCCCCCCTTTGGACCGCCGCCGAAGCGGCCCAGGCCACGGGCGGTGTCAGTGCCAACGGCTGGACCGCATCGGGTGTCTCCATCGATAGCCGCACGGTTTCCCAAGGCGATCTGTTTGTCGCTTTGAGTGGGCCCAGCTTCGATGGTCACGACTACGTGGCCGACGCCTTGGCCCGGGGTGCCGCCGCCGCCGTGGTCTCTCATTACCCCGACGGCGTGACCGAGGATGCACCGCTGTTGACGGTCGGCGATACCTTCGACGCCCTCTATGACCTGGGCCGATTCGCCCGCGACCGGGCCAAGGCCCGGGTGATCGCGGTAACCGGCAGTGTCGGTAAGACCGGACTCAAGGAAGCTCTGAATCTTGTGTTGTCGCGCCAAGGCCTCTGTTCGGCCAGCCTGGCCAGCCTCAATAACCATTGGGGCGTGCCCCTGACCCTAGCCCGGCTGCCTCGCGAAGCAGATTTCGCCGTTGTCGAGATGGGCATGAACCATGCCGGGGAATTGGCACCGCTGACCCGTCTGGCCCGTCCCCATCTGGCGGTGGTCACAACCATCGAGCAAGTCCATAGCGCCCATTTCGACGGTCTGGAAGCCATCGCCGAAGCGAAAGCCGAGATCTTCCAAGGTCTGGAACCCGACGGGCTGGCGCTGCTCAACCGCGACAATGGCCAATATGGTCTCCTCGCCGCCGCCGCCCGTGCCTGTGGCGCCCGGGTTGGCGCGTTCGGCAGTGGTCCCAAGGCAGGCGCCCGGGTGCTGACCTGCGACCCCGAAGGCGAAGGCTGGCGTATCCGTGCCGATATCTGCGGCACCCTTCTCGACTATTGGGTGCCTCTGGCCGGTCGCCATTGGTGTCTGGCGTCGGCTTCTCTTCTGGCCACCGTGCAGGCTGTCGGCGCCGATCCGGTGGCCGCGTCGCGGGATCTGGCTGATCTGGCCCCCGGGAAGGGACGTGGCCAGGGACATGATATTCAATTGCCCCACGGGGCCCTGCGAGTCATCGACGAGAGCTACAACGCCTCGCCCGTTTCCATGGCCGCCGCCATCGCGGTCTTGGGCCGAAGCACCCCGGGCGACGGCGGACGGCGCATTGCCGTGCTCGGCGACATGCTGGAATTAGGGACATCCTCCGAATCATTGCATCGGGATCTTTCCGGCCCCATCGCCGAGGCCAAGGTGGATCTGGTATTCACGGCCGGACCGGAAATGGAACATCTCTGGCAGGCCCTGCCGCCCGCCAAACGGGGCGGACATGCCGCCACGGCCAAGGATCTGGTGCCTTTGGTGCAGGCGGCGGTGCGAGCCGGTGACCTGGTCATGATCAAAGGCTCGCGGGGCAGCCGCACCGATCTGGTGGTCACGGCCCTGTGCAACATGGACGGCGGGGCCCCCGAACGCGCCGCCAACGGGGATTGA
- a CDS encoding D-alanine--D-alanine ligase, with amino-acid sequence MSENRHVAVLMGGWSAEREVSMVSGAAVTRALQKAGYQPTPIDVQRDMGSWLTRLFPRPVAVFNALHGRFGEDGCVQGLLDILAIPYTHSGLLASALAMDKPMAKKMFAQAGIKVAEDIIVTRDDLLAGDPLPRPYVVKPINEGSSVGVYIIRESNNDNPFENDPWPFGETVMAEAFLPGRELTVAVMGDRALGVTEILTDHEFYDYDAKYADGGSRHVVPADIPDSVAEEAMRLAVLAHETLGCRGVSRADFRYDGTHLTILEVNTQPGMTPTSLVPEQAAQAGISFPDLVGWMVENAEYDG; translated from the coding sequence ATGAGCGAGAACAGGCATGTAGCCGTCTTGATGGGCGGCTGGTCGGCGGAGCGGGAAGTCTCCATGGTCAGCGGCGCCGCCGTGACCCGCGCCCTTCAAAAAGCCGGGTACCAACCCACCCCCATCGACGTCCAACGGGATATGGGGTCCTGGTTGACCCGCTTGTTCCCCCGGCCGGTGGCGGTGTTCAATGCCTTGCATGGGCGCTTCGGCGAAGATGGCTGTGTTCAGGGCCTGCTCGATATCCTGGCCATCCCCTACACCCATTCCGGCCTGCTGGCCTCGGCCCTGGCCATGGACAAGCCGATGGCCAAGAAAATGTTTGCCCAGGCAGGCATCAAAGTGGCCGAAGACATAATCGTCACCCGCGATGATCTGTTGGCCGGTGACCCGCTGCCCCGTCCCTATGTGGTCAAGCCGATCAACGAAGGGTCTTCGGTCGGCGTCTATATCATTCGCGAGAGCAACAACGACAACCCGTTCGAGAACGACCCCTGGCCATTTGGCGAAACGGTGATGGCCGAGGCCTTCCTGCCCGGTCGGGAACTGACCGTGGCGGTGATGGGCGATCGGGCTCTGGGCGTGACCGAGATCCTCACCGACCATGAATTCTACGACTATGACGCCAAGTATGCCGATGGCGGATCGCGCCATGTGGTTCCGGCAGACATCCCCGATTCGGTGGCAGAGGAAGCCATGCGATTGGCGGTGCTGGCTCACGAAACCCTGGGCTGCCGAGGCGTATCGCGGGCCGATTTCCGTTACGACGGCACCCACCTGACCATTCTCGAAGTCAATACCCAACCGGGCATGACCCCCACTTCCCTGGTCCCGGAACAGGCTGCTCAGGCAGGCATTTCGTTCCCTGATCTAGTGGGCTGGATGGTCGAAAACGCGGAGTACGACGGATGA
- the murC gene encoding UDP-N-acetylmuramate--L-alanine ligase gives MRALPLSIGTLHFVGIGGIGMSGIAEILHNLGYKVQGSDLGENANVQRLRGLGIEVFIGHKAENVEAAQVLVISSAVKPDNPEVEEARSRLIPVVRRAEMLGELMRLKWSIAVAGTHGKTTTTSLVASVLDAAGLDPTVINGGIINAWGTNARLGDGDWLVAEADESDGTFLKLPATIAVVTNIDPEHLDHYGNFDKLREAFTTFVENIPFYGFAALCIDHPEVQALIPRVSDRRIVTYGFSPQADVRAGELEAGVDGTRLDVTITDRMTGEARVLEDLRLPMFGAHNVQNALATIALASEMKVPDSVLRRALANFEGVKRRFTKTGEVDGITVIDDYAHHPVEIAAVLKAARSACRGKVIAVVQPHRYSRLRDLFEEFCTCFNDADAVLVADVYPAGEAPIQGINRNRFVAGLREHGHRLVMPMNRPDDLPEIVNDLARPGDLVVCCGAGNITQWAHDLPDSLARMRYGEEGGSA, from the coding sequence ATGAGAGCTCTCCCCTTAAGCATCGGCACCCTGCATTTCGTCGGCATCGGCGGCATCGGCATGAGCGGGATCGCCGAGATTCTGCATAACCTGGGCTACAAGGTGCAAGGCAGTGATCTGGGCGAGAATGCCAATGTGCAGCGCCTGCGCGGCCTGGGGATCGAGGTTTTCATCGGCCACAAGGCGGAAAATGTCGAAGCCGCCCAGGTACTGGTCATCTCCTCCGCCGTCAAACCCGATAACCCGGAGGTGGAAGAGGCTCGTTCGCGCCTGATCCCGGTGGTCCGCCGGGCCGAGATGCTGGGCGAACTGATGCGGTTGAAATGGTCCATTGCCGTTGCCGGGACCCATGGCAAGACCACCACCACCTCACTGGTCGCCTCGGTGCTCGACGCGGCGGGCCTGGATCCCACGGTGATCAACGGCGGCATCATCAATGCCTGGGGCACCAATGCCCGCCTGGGTGATGGCGATTGGCTGGTGGCCGAGGCTGATGAATCCGATGGCACCTTCCTGAAGCTGCCCGCCACCATCGCCGTGGTCACCAACATTGATCCGGAGCACCTGGACCACTACGGCAATTTCGACAAGCTGCGCGAGGCCTTCACCACCTTTGTCGAGAACATCCCCTTCTATGGCTTTGCCGCCCTGTGCATCGATCATCCGGAAGTGCAGGCGCTGATCCCCCGGGTTTCCGACCGGCGCATCGTCACCTACGGCTTCAGCCCGCAGGCCGACGTACGGGCCGGGGAGTTGGAAGCGGGCGTCGATGGCACCCGGCTGGACGTGACCATCACCGACCGCATGACCGGCGAGGCCCGGGTACTGGAAGACCTGCGGCTGCCCATGTTCGGCGCCCACAACGTGCAGAACGCCCTGGCCACCATTGCTCTGGCCAGTGAGATGAAGGTACCGGATTCGGTGCTCCGCCGGGCCCTTGCCAACTTCGAAGGGGTCAAGCGCCGCTTCACCAAAACCGGCGAAGTGGATGGCATTACCGTCATCGACGATTACGCCCATCACCCGGTGGAGATCGCCGCGGTGCTCAAGGCGGCCCGCTCGGCCTGTCGGGGCAAGGTCATCGCCGTGGTTCAGCCCCATCGCTATAGTCGCCTGCGCGATTTGTTCGAGGAATTCTGCACCTGCTTCAACGACGCCGACGCGGTGTTGGTGGCCGATGTCTATCCGGCCGGCGAGGCGCCCATCCAGGGCATCAACCGCAACCGCTTCGTCGCCGGTCTGCGGGAACATGGTCATCGATTGGTGATGCCCATGAACCGTCCCGATGATCTGCCCGAAATCGTCAACGACCTGGCCCGTCCCGGCGACCTGGTGGTCTGCTGCGGCGCCGGAAACATCACCCAATGGGCCCATGACCTGCCCGACTCCCTGGCCCGCATGCGCTATGGCGAAGAGGGGGGCTCCGCATGA
- the murD gene encoding UDP-N-acetylmuramoyl-L-alanine--D-glutamate ligase — MIPVTSYRSRKVAVLGLGRSGRSTARSLRAGGAEVLAWDDAETARAALAADGIDAVDPAAWPWSDIAALVLSPGIPHTHPTPHPVATAAKAAQVPIIGDVDLLFQACPEAAFIGITGTNGKSTTTALVGHILELAGRAVQVGGNLGTPVLDLAPLGADGIYVLEMSSYQLELTPNARFDVAALLNITPDHLDRHGGFEGYKAAKLRIFENQPDDGVAVIGIDDSDTASILNDLRESGASRRLFAVSGEQVVESGCHAVDGQLTDATETRPMAIRDLRAVPTLPGSHNAQNAATACAIARAVGVPPYQIGAGIGTYPGLPHRQEPVALINGISYVNDSKATNPEAAARALASYDSVYWIAGGRAKDGPLEALTPYLSHVRHAYLIGEAAPRFAAELGDRIPTTLSGDLPHALRAAHERAEQNGVHCSVVLLSPACASFDQFASFEDRGDAFRQLVHELESAA, encoded by the coding sequence ATGATTCCGGTGACATCCTATCGATCCAGAAAAGTGGCGGTCCTCGGCCTGGGCCGCTCCGGACGTTCCACCGCGCGGTCCTTGCGTGCGGGCGGGGCCGAGGTATTGGCCTGGGATGATGCGGAAACGGCTCGTGCCGCGCTCGCCGCCGATGGCATCGATGCGGTGGATCCGGCCGCCTGGCCCTGGAGCGACATCGCCGCCTTGGTGCTCAGTCCCGGCATTCCCCATACTCATCCGACACCCCACCCGGTGGCGACCGCGGCCAAGGCTGCTCAGGTACCGATCATCGGCGACGTGGATCTCCTGTTTCAAGCCTGCCCGGAGGCGGCCTTCATCGGCATAACCGGGACCAATGGCAAGTCCACCACGACCGCCTTGGTCGGCCATATCCTGGAGCTGGCCGGCCGCGCGGTGCAGGTGGGTGGCAACCTGGGTACGCCGGTGCTTGATCTGGCGCCCTTGGGGGCCGACGGGATTTATGTGCTGGAAATGTCATCCTATCAGTTGGAATTGACCCCCAATGCCCGTTTCGACGTGGCGGCCCTGCTCAACATCACCCCTGATCATCTCGACCGTCATGGCGGATTTGAAGGCTATAAGGCCGCCAAGCTGCGGATCTTCGAAAACCAGCCCGATGATGGCGTCGCGGTGATCGGCATCGACGATTCGGATACGGCGAGCATCCTCAACGACTTGCGCGAATCCGGTGCCAGCCGTCGGCTATTTGCCGTCTCCGGCGAGCAGGTGGTGGAAAGCGGTTGTCATGCGGTGGATGGGCAATTGACCGATGCGACCGAAACCCGGCCAATGGCCATCCGGGACCTGCGCGCGGTGCCCACCCTGCCGGGCAGCCACAATGCCCAGAACGCCGCGACTGCCTGTGCCATTGCCCGAGCGGTGGGGGTGCCCCCCTATCAGATCGGCGCCGGAATCGGTACTTATCCGGGCCTGCCTCATCGTCAGGAACCGGTGGCGCTGATCAACGGAATTTCCTACGTCAACGACAGCAAGGCCACCAATCCCGAAGCCGCCGCCCGTGCCCTGGCCAGCTACGACTCGGTCTATTGGATCGCCGGAGGACGCGCCAAGGACGGCCCCCTGGAGGCTCTGACCCCCTATTTGTCCCATGTGCGCCATGCCTACTTGATTGGCGAGGCGGCCCCCCGGTTTGCCGCCGAATTGGGCGATCGGATCCCAACGACCCTGTCCGGCGATTTACCCCACGCCCTGCGCGCCGCCCACGAGCGAGCCGAACAGAATGGCGTTCATTGTTCGGTGGTGTTGCTGTCCCCGGCCTGCGCCTCCTTTGATCAGTTTGCCAGCTTCGAGGACCGAGGCGACGCCTTCCGCCAGCTGGTTCATGAATTGGAGAGCGCGGCATGA
- the murG gene encoding undecaprenyldiphospho-muramoylpentapeptide beta-N-acetylglucosaminyltransferase — translation MTAESPLIVLAAGGTGGHVFPAEALAEELIGRGRRLALITDRRGNAYGGRLGELETHRIRAGGLAGRGLLGKVRGAIELGIGVLQARALLNRLKPSVVVGFGGYAAVPTMLAAGYGNLHSVIHEQNAILGRANRLLSTRVDRIATSFTQQEGLPAKATAEIVHTGLPVRPAVLAQREVSYSVPENNDPLRLLVLGGSQGARIFSDVLPQAMAALNDQLKQRIEIVQQCRPEDLDRTRQAYESAGVTARLESFFEDVPQQLADCHLLIARAGASTIAEMTCVGRPAILVPYPHAIDDHQTRNAHAVDAVGGGWMIPQPSFTPEAIAARLTSLADMPEALRQAANCSHAVGRPAAAAALADLVEQVMNSNGNGGSRPIGRMAA, via the coding sequence ATGACCGCCGAGTCTCCCTTGATCGTGCTCGCCGCCGGAGGCACCGGCGGCCATGTTTTTCCCGCCGAGGCCCTGGCCGAGGAACTGATCGGTCGCGGTCGTCGTTTGGCGCTGATCACCGACCGGCGGGGCAATGCCTATGGCGGTCGCCTGGGCGAATTGGAGACTCATCGCATTCGCGCCGGGGGCTTGGCCGGACGGGGGCTGCTGGGCAAGGTACGCGGCGCCATCGAACTGGGCATCGGCGTGCTTCAGGCCCGAGCCTTGTTGAACCGCTTGAAGCCATCCGTGGTCGTTGGCTTCGGTGGCTATGCGGCGGTGCCGACCATGCTGGCTGCTGGATATGGCAATTTGCATAGCGTGATCCATGAACAGAACGCCATTCTGGGCCGGGCCAACCGCTTGCTGTCCACCCGCGTCGACCGCATCGCCACCTCCTTTACCCAACAAGAAGGCCTGCCCGCCAAGGCCACCGCCGAAATTGTTCATACGGGTCTGCCGGTACGTCCGGCGGTCCTCGCCCAACGGGAAGTCTCCTACAGCGTCCCTGAAAATAACGACCCGCTTCGCCTTTTGGTGCTGGGCGGCAGTCAGGGCGCACGGATTTTCAGCGATGTGCTACCCCAGGCCATGGCCGCGCTCAATGACCAACTGAAGCAACGGATCGAGATTGTTCAGCAATGCCGCCCGGAAGATCTGGACCGCACCCGCCAAGCCTATGAGTCCGCCGGGGTCACGGCACGCCTTGAGAGCTTCTTCGAAGATGTGCCGCAACAATTGGCCGATTGCCATCTGCTCATTGCCCGGGCCGGAGCCTCGACCATTGCCGAGATGACCTGCGTCGGCCGCCCGGCGATCCTGGTGCCCTATCCCCATGCCATCGACGATCATCAGACCCGCAATGCCCATGCGGTGGATGCGGTGGGTGGCGGATGGATGATCCCGCAACCCTCTTTCACCCCCGAGGCCATCGCGGCCCGACTGACCTCTCTGGCCGATATGCCCGAGGCCCTGCGCCAGGCGGCAAATTGCTCCCATGCGGTGGGGCGCCCGGCGGCGGCAGCGGCCCTGGCCGATCTGGTCGAGCAGGTGATGAACTCCAACGGCAACGGCGGCTCCCGCCCAATCGGAAGGATGGCCGCATGA
- a CDS encoding UDP-N-acetylmuramoyl-L-alanyl-D-glutamate--2,6-diaminopimelate ligase — MRLSDLIEGNRTEVNATAAEYGMEITGLTCDSRKVAPGYLFAALPGTHNDGRAYISEALRRGASAVLAPPGTQIDDANPDIALLTDDNPRRRYALLAARLHPGQPDRIAAVTGTNGKTSVAHFVRQIWTRLGHRAGSLGTTGVDAPGLHGEGGLTTPDPADLHEMLDKMAENRVDRLAMEASSHGLDQYRLDGVRVTAAGFTNLSRDHMDYHGDEQSYLAAKMRLFGEVMAPGGWAVLNTDIPQFEALQALCAERRHRLLTYGRCAVDLRLVKAKPVSGGQSLTLNILGTRFEILLPLAGDFQVANALCALGLCIADGAHPRLATEALEHLVGVPGRLQKVATTATEADVYVDYAHTPDALETVLAALRPHTQGRLSLVFGCGGDRDQGKRPLMGELANRLADTVIVTDDNPRSEDPGAIRQQILKACPGATEIGDRAEAITQALEDLGPQDVLLVAGKGHERGQIVGDKVLPFDDTECVRQWIGEAFS, encoded by the coding sequence TTGCGTCTTTCTGATCTGATCGAAGGGAACCGAACCGAAGTGAACGCCACGGCTGCGGAATATGGAATGGAGATTACCGGACTGACTTGCGATTCCCGCAAGGTCGCGCCGGGCTATCTGTTTGCCGCCTTGCCGGGAACTCACAACGACGGACGGGCCTATATCTCCGAGGCTCTGCGGCGCGGTGCATCGGCGGTGTTGGCGCCCCCGGGGACGCAAATCGACGATGCCAATCCGGACATCGCCTTGCTTACCGATGACAATCCCCGCCGCCGCTATGCCTTGTTGGCGGCGCGGTTGCATCCTGGGCAGCCGGATCGCATCGCCGCCGTGACCGGCACCAATGGCAAGACTTCCGTGGCTCATTTCGTCCGTCAGATCTGGACCCGGCTGGGTCATCGGGCGGGCAGCCTGGGGACCACCGGTGTCGACGCCCCCGGCCTGCATGGGGAAGGTGGCCTGACCACGCCCGACCCCGCCGATTTGCACGAGATGCTGGATAAGATGGCCGAAAACCGGGTGGATCGGCTGGCCATGGAAGCCTCCAGTCATGGGCTGGATCAATATCGTCTTGATGGCGTGCGGGTGACGGCCGCCGGATTCACCAACCTGAGCCGCGACCACATGGACTACCACGGCGACGAGCAAAGCTATCTGGCTGCCAAGATGCGATTGTTCGGCGAAGTCATGGCGCCGGGCGGCTGGGCGGTGCTGAACACTGATATTCCCCAGTTCGAAGCCTTACAGGCGCTCTGCGCCGAACGCCGCCACCGGCTGTTGACCTATGGCCGCTGTGCCGTTGATCTGCGCTTGGTGAAGGCCAAGCCGGTTTCCGGTGGCCAGAGCCTGACCCTGAACATTCTGGGGACACGCTTTGAGATTCTTTTGCCTCTGGCCGGGGATTTCCAGGTAGCCAATGCCCTTTGTGCCCTGGGTCTTTGCATCGCCGACGGCGCTCATCCGCGCCTGGCCACCGAAGCGCTGGAACATCTTGTCGGCGTTCCCGGTCGCTTGCAGAAGGTTGCGACCACGGCCACGGAAGCCGATGTCTATGTGGATTATGCCCATACCCCCGACGCCCTGGAAACGGTCCTCGCGGCTTTGCGTCCCCACACGCAAGGTCGGCTGTCGCTGGTCTTTGGATGCGGCGGTGATCGGGACCAGGGCAAGCGGCCCTTGATGGGAGAGCTGGCCAACCGGCTGGCTGATACCGTCATCGTCACCGACGACAATCCGCGCTCGGAAGACCCGGGCGCCATTCGTCAACAGATTTTGAAGGCCTGCCCGGGAGCCACGGAGATCGGCGACCGGGCGGAGGCCATCACCCAAGCCTTGGAAGACCTCGGTCCACAGGATGTTTTGCTGGTGGCGGGCAAAGGCCACGAACGAGGTCAGATCGTCGGCGACAAGGTTCTGCCTTTCGATGACACCGAGTGCGTCCGCCAATGGATCGGGGAGGCATTCTCATGA
- a CDS encoding FtsW/RodA/SpoVE family cell cycle protein, translating to MSTFSRTDTSLFGRWWWTIDRWSLVALATLVACGLVLAMAATPPVAERIGLDPFHFTRRQFLFLPLAFGTVLAVSMLGSRGVRRLALAMLTASMVMLVLTLVIGSEVKGAQRWLSIGGLSIQASEFAKPAFAVLAAWMFAEWRNSGDLPGHWVATGLYLIIAMLLLMQPDVGQTIVLSAIWAVQFFLAGLPLMIVAVLGLLFLGGAVAAYFTFSHVQLRIDRFLDPEAEGYQIARATEAFLKGGLFGRGPGEGRVKEVLPDAHADFVFAVVGEEFGLIVCLLLVALFAFMVLRGFARVLADDDLFKLLAVAGLLTQFGLQALINMASTLSLMPPKGMTLPFLSYGGSSVMALAIGMGMVFALTRKGTGRGGTS from the coding sequence ATGAGCACTTTTTCGCGCACCGATACGAGCCTGTTCGGACGCTGGTGGTGGACCATTGATCGTTGGTCGCTAGTGGCTCTGGCGACTCTCGTGGCCTGCGGGTTGGTGCTGGCCATGGCCGCCACGCCGCCGGTCGCCGAGCGCATCGGTCTCGATCCTTTCCATTTTACCCGCCGCCAGTTCCTGTTCCTGCCGCTGGCTTTCGGCACCGTGTTGGCGGTGTCCATGCTCGGCTCCCGGGGGGTGCGGCGACTGGCCCTGGCCATGCTCACGGCATCCATGGTGATGCTGGTGCTGACCCTGGTAATCGGGTCCGAGGTCAAGGGGGCCCAGCGTTGGCTGTCCATCGGCGGCCTGTCCATCCAGGCGTCGGAATTTGCCAAACCGGCCTTCGCGGTTCTCGCGGCTTGGATGTTCGCCGAATGGCGCAACAGCGGGGATCTGCCCGGCCATTGGGTGGCGACGGGCTTGTACCTGATCATCGCCATGCTGCTTTTGATGCAGCCCGACGTGGGCCAGACCATCGTGCTTTCGGCCATCTGGGCGGTCCAGTTCTTCCTCGCAGGCCTGCCGTTGATGATTGTCGCGGTATTGGGTCTTTTGTTCCTGGGTGGCGCTGTGGCGGCCTATTTCACCTTCAGCCATGTCCAACTGCGCATCGACCGGTTCCTGGACCCGGAAGCCGAAGGCTATCAGATCGCCCGCGCCACCGAGGCCTTCCTGAAAGGCGGCCTGTTCGGACGAGGCCCTGGCGAGGGACGGGTCAAGGAAGTACTGCCCGATGCCCATGCGGATTTCGTTTTCGCGGTGGTCGGCGAGGAATTCGGCTTGATCGTCTGTCTGCTGTTGGTGGCTTTGTTTGCCTTCATGGTGCTGCGCGGCTTCGCCCGGGTGCTGGCCGATGATGATCTATTCAAGCTGCTCGCCGTCGCCGGACTATTGACCCAGTTCGGCCTGCAAGCCTTGATCAACATGGCCTCGACCCTCAGCCTGATGCCGCCCAAGGGCATGACCCTGCCGTTCCTGTCCTACGGCGGATCGTCGGTCATGGCATTGGCTATTGGCATGGGAATGGTCTTCGCCTTGACCCGCAAGGGCACAGGCCGGGGAGGCACGTCATGA